The following DNA comes from Girardinichthys multiradiatus isolate DD_20200921_A chromosome 2, DD_fGirMul_XY1, whole genome shotgun sequence.
aattagTATGATTTTCTActcacagctaataaaaacaaaccttttaagTTTAGAATATCCCATCAAAccaatcaaaaacattttaaataaagaaatacaatatttttaacACCTGTTTAAAGGTTGTTGTTTTCAAAAGGTCCTTGAAATCTGACAAATACGCCTCATCGGAATGCAGATTTAGATTCGTTGAATATGACGGTATGTGTGGATTTCTTAAAAACAATTCAGTAAAAAGACATGGAAAATTATACTAAGCTTTTTATTTCATACCCATTGTTGTTCTTTGGCTACAGCCATGTGATACAACATATCTGAAGTGCTACTATCCTTTTGTAAAGATTCAGTgaaaacaatacaaatacaagttagaaaaaaaactttaccaCATTATAAAATATAGAAGATTTATATTCATGACCAAAAGCCTTCAGACAGACAGAAACCCTTTTTTTCACCACAAACGTTTCTGCTTCTGTTATAAAGTAGCTATTTTGCATTGATTCTTCATTGTTATTAAGAGTGACCAGCTGAGATTCAGTAAATTGCTAAGCtatgaatatgaataaaaaCTGGCCTAatcacaaaaacacaattttcacTGTTTTAGCTCAATCACAAAATGACCTGCTAGCATATTTTCAAAGATCTCCTGGTTAGTTGTTAATGAGGAGAGGCCAGCTCATATCACTCTGTCTGACTTCAATGGAAACCAGAATGACTGCTTTTTAAAGAAGTGGTGCTTAAAATCATTCTTCCTGTCTCATTTGTGGCTACCTGCAGGGAAATGTGTTGTCTGCTGCTCACTTTGCATAAAAAGAGTTTCACAAGCAAGGATGTTGCTCTTCTAAGATTGCATCTAATTTAACCATTTATCAAAACATCAATCTTCAAGAAGAGAGAGATTCAGTTGCTGTAAAGAATACTTTAGAGCACATAAAGTTCAGCAATTAGACAGGGCCAACTGGTAAAGAGGATTCAGCTAAGGTATATGGTTGCCTCCAGTGCATGCTTGCGCATGGCAGCAAGGAACTGTTAGAGTTTCTGTATGCATAATGAGGTAGAGAAGTTTGGACTTTGGCCTGAAATCAACCAGGGCAGTAAAGAAGCCACTTCTATTCAAGAACAACATTAAGGGCAGACTGAAATTCTGCAGGAGGTCCAACTATTGGACGACAGAGTACTCGGATGGGGtccttttttttcaaattaatcaTCCTTCTGAGTGTTCTAGACATCCGGTCAAAGGACTATCTTTTGAGGTTGAACGCTACCATGGGTCATCTGTCGTGCCAAAAAGGAACCCGTGCTGAGACTGTTCATGTGTGGGCTTGCCTATTGTCCAAAGGAGTGAGTTCACTCACAACTGTGCCTAAAAACAGACATGAATAAAGACCGATTCCAAAAAAGCCTCCAAGCGCAACTTTGCCCAGCAAGGGGGAATTTGGTTCTGAACAATGATTTTTCAAGGATGATAACAGTCTTGAAAAAGGTCAAATCTTTAGTATTGGTGCTTTACATAAACCCAATGCTTTTCTCAATAAGATCCCTTAAAactcataaaatatttattagtgAACTTGGATTTATAATAGAAAACCAAACCTAACTTACATCTAGCTAGGCTGGAGCGGATTTTgtgaaaaacaacatttctgtCTGTCCCAATGCATTTTTTCACATCTGTCCACCTAATCTGTACACAACACATTGTGCTAAGTAATCTACAATCACTATTAGATACTGGTTCTGGCAAAATAACACTCATTTATGTGATACATGATGTATAATCACATCTGCAtaagaattacaaaaacaacatcCCTACAGCTTCTGTTATCTACCTGCATGGAACAAAGGTAACAGCTTGTACATCAGGCCTGTCCGAGAGTGCTGCATAAGAAGCACTTAGAGTGTAAAGTGTAGTGCTTTTATGAAGCTACTGTATGTGGCTCTTCTTTGCAACAAATAAGCAAGCAAAGAAGTGAGATTGATCATACTATGCCACCTAAAGTTATAGGTAGAGGCACTGAGTTGTCGAAGTGGACAAAAGTGTAGGTAAATACTTCAACCAATCACAAGTAATCAACTGCTGTGTTCCTAAATCAAAGTTTGTTGTCCAGACTTTCATTTGGAAATATCATGATATCCAACAAAACCTGACTGTTTATAATTCCAACTCTAAAAACCAAAGGGGGATTTTGCAAATTGGTATTTCTATTGACCAGGGTAGCTCACCGCTATTAGCTATACAAACTAATAACGATGTTTTTATATGCATTCTGTACTTTTAAATACTGTAGctacacttttcttttaaaggttCTGTGGCACTAGCGGCCTTAATTTCTTAGCAGCTTgacagaaggaaaaacagagagaaaaggggaagacatgcagtaaatggTCTGgggtcgggaatcaaacccacaacagcTGAGTGGAGGATTACAGACTCGATATATACAGCTACTCTACAACACAGCCACATGGTGCCCCCCCTACATGTTTTAAAGGAGCTTTTATACTACTGTATTTGTAAATGATGTAGGGATATTCAAATTACCCAAAGCaaaaaaatcttctttttttttccaactatcAAGTTTTATATGCAAGTCGGCCATATTGGATTTGGAGGTTGAAGTTGGTGAGAAACCTCAGACTTTCCCACTCTGAATCCTTCCATTAATAGTTCTGAAATCAACCATAGACATTTCAGCTCTTAAACAGATATTGAAACTTCCTCCTTCAACTACTCTACAGTGCCAGTAAATAAgaaagttattgtttttttcttctttgttcgcATAATACAACAATCTGAAGAAAATCAGTCATGTtctgtataaaaatgttttaagaagtTGGTCAGGATGGTGGTATTACCATTTATTTAGGTGGTAGGTGTTATAAAATGTTTGTGACCCACTCCACTAAATACCCAGACTGGCTTTTTCCCGTTTTACTTTTTGTCAAGGAAAAACTCAGCGGAGTTTCCTTTAAAGACAGAATTCTCACTTCCTAAAATCATCCAGTGTCGATCGTACACTTTTAGTGGCACTATTTTTTATGACTGATCAAACTATATAACTACAGCTttggcatgtgtgtgtgtaaataagTGTGTTGAGCCAGGAAGATCAATAATCCAGGTCACTGGAAGAAAAGGACAGGCACAGATGTAGTTAATTGGATATGAGGCAAATATGCTTTCTCTTGctttattaaaacttttttctGAAAACTCAAAATGCCAAATGTCAAAATGCTTTATCTTgttgttaaaatataaaaatatattccaATGCTGTGCAATAAAATATTCTGGTCACATTGTGATTTTTAGATTTTGGAACCCATTGAAATCTTTCAGTTAATCACAATCAGTGCAGAAATGAACAGATTGAATTTAGAAGTCATGGTGGAGAGTCTCCCTGTAAAgctataaagataaaaaataactgTCTCACCTTTTTCTTGGTGGCTTTTTAACAAAGTCAACCTGCTCCCTTTTGGGTGTCCCAAACACCACCATTTGCTTATCTGTATCAATTACGCactgcaacacagacagcatATATGTTGCAAAATATGCCATAACAAAGCTTAATCAGCTGCCAGTTTCTGCTGTATATATTTACAACACCCTCCACATTCATTAGAACCCCagctaaaatgtgaaaagcctttaaatattttaatatttaatttaatatttaaatattttctatgtaatattttttatacttttattgcAACAGTATTATACTACCTTGGAAAATTTGAAAGGAAatccacattttttattttagtactGATTTTCATTGGGAAAAGAAACACGTCCCATGTTCAGAAATAATTCAGTGTCTGGCACTCCTAACAGTTCATACGatataaatgtaactgaagcgtTTTTGTAACTTGTACTTGAATTTCTAAAGTTGATCAAAGTGTCTAGCAACTTTTTAATAATGGATTactgacttcctgtttctccGGGGTAAATATGACCTGTTGACACATAGGCCCAATTTTCTTATTcagtcttcaaaatgggaaagacaagagaatatAGCATCCATAAACCAGGATATGACTACAAAAAAAATACGTTTGTCTAAAGTTGCctatatctacagtcagagcaataattaaaatgtaaaaaaaaaaaaaaactgggtgGATGAGTAGCTATTTTGTTATGCACAGTGAGCAGGATAGTAAAGGAACTTAAACAAATCTCCAGTGCTCagttagagaactgcagcaaagaatgGTATGCTAACGTTTTTTCTGTTATACCGTCACAAATCTAATTACAGTATGTGGGGTTTACTCAACCCTACTAGGACTTCAACTGGAGCTGTTTCCTTTGATCAAATGAGAATAAGATTCAGGTTTTTGGCAACAAAAACTCAAACTGGGTCTGTTTTGGAAGAAAGAATCATATAGAAAAGCACCTCCTGCACACTGTTAAGTATGGCAAAGgacctgtgatgctgtgggcctggaTGTCTTCCAAAGGGCCtgggaaacattttaaaatgcatgaCTTTATGAATTTCTTAAAATTCCTGGTCATTTAGATACAATTCAGGGGGTCCCAGTGAGAAGAATAAATGACTCATCACTGGATCTTTCAACAGGATAAGGATCCAAAACATgaggccaaatcaacacagacatGGTTCATCAGACACTTAATCAACTTTCTTGCATGGCCATCTCAATTCCCAGAACTAAAATTGTATAGTGAATATACCTACCAAGGGTGCCAACAAATGCAAGGGGTGTTGTACAGGTAAATCACACATGACCTTCATAATATGCCCTCCTACACCAGGAGGATTATCAAGAGGAAGTGGTAGTGATTCACCTTGAGTGATTTTAATGTCTTGCTGCCCAGAGACATGAGTGGTTTGGTGCTTTCTGAAAATAGATGTAATAAGTGGAGAATGGTTTTATGACAGGATAACATACTATagtatgtttttttacttttctctaCATCATTCTTTTCCTCACCGACTATAAAGAATGAAGACATTATTCGGAGTCCTCCAATGGTCAAACTGAGTTCCTTGATGAATCCCTCGATGCAAAGCTTTCGCTGAAACGGAAGCTGGCCTAGGTCCATTTTATTCTCCTCGACCAGCAGTTTCAGTCTTAAAGAGGAAGAAAATTGAAGTGTTTCAACTTGTTTTTTTGGTGAAAATGAGTGGGAATTCCACTCACCCTAATCTGTCCACAGTCCCCGAAGACATCAGGTTCATCCTGCAGCCTGTGTCAATCAGCACTGTAACGTCCTGTCCAGAACACTGTAACAATAAGGACAACATGGCtgtaagaagaaaaataatacttgCAACAAGAGAATCAGATAAAGGTTCACAATAATAGAAATATATCAATAGAAATGGGATTTGTTTACTCCACAGTCCCCTGCCAAATAATTCATAACCCCACAACTTTTCCACATtaaacattacaaccacaaacctcaaagtactttatgtgatagaccaacacaacttAACAtattattgtgaagtgaaaataaGAGTCCATCATCTTTGTTGGGTCATGCCTATCTTTAGTCCATTTACAATAACCTGTTCCCCTAACAGTCTTGTATTTaaactgtgggagaaagccagagtacccagagagaacccactcatgcaggacgagaacatgcaaactccatgcagaaagaccccaggccgggatttgaacccagaaccttcttgctgcgagAACACAATGCTACCAGCTGTTCCACCTTGCCGCTTTCcttttcctgctgaagaaaagactacccacagcatgatgctgtcaccaccatgtttcactggggatatttatatctgtttttatctgtttctatGAGTAATACTCTCCGGATAGAGAGCCATGACTTGGCAGGTGTATAGGTCAGACATACTCTTACCATTTTCAGATAATAGACTGAACAATGCTCCCTGAAATATTTGAAGTTTGGGAcactgttttataatctaaccctttgttaaacttctccacaactttatctctgactgtctgctgtgttccctagTCTACATGATGCTGttggttcactaatgttctctgacagaggccttcacagaacagctggattcatactgagatcaaaacacacacaagtggactctaGTAAGTAGGTCACTTTAGTAACAGTGCATATTTTTGGGGAGTGAAGAcactgaatacatatgcatgccatCTTCAGATTTTTACTGGTAAACAAAAATTTGAAAGTCAAAAATAATTATCTTTCCACTTCCTAGTTGTGCATGACCTTGTGTTGTTCTgacacattaaatcccaataaaacactttgacgtttgtggttgtaatgtgactaaaGGTGAAAAGCTATTGGGAAGTGAATGCTTGCATTCCATGAAGATACAGTACACATTCCACCCACTTTACAAGCCAAACAGAATATGTCTTCGCCTTCTTCCTTCTCATCCTCGTTTGAGATCTGCCGACAGCTCATCTGAACTCCTCTGCTGTTTGGGGTTACCCCTCGTGTGTCAATCCTGCCCTGGGACAGCTTGGCCTCCAGCAGCCTCTTCTT
Coding sequences within:
- the LOC124856224 gene encoding nuclear receptor-interacting protein 3-like, with the translated sequence MFTGMRAENSEVLDAATLRQQRRLKQAIQFLHRDSADLLPLDGLKKLGTSKQGQPHNILKKRLLEAKLSQGRIDTRGVTPNSRGVQMSCRQISNEDEKEEGEDIFCLACKCSGQDVTVLIDTGCRMNLMSSGTVDRLGLKLLVEENKMDLGQLPFQRKLCIEGFIKELSLTIGGLRIMSSFFIVESTKPLMSLGSKTLKSLKCVIDTDKQMVVFGTPKREQVDFVKKPPRKSDLDY